From the Deltaproteobacteria bacterium HGW-Deltaproteobacteria-4 genome, one window contains:
- a CDS encoding lipoprotein-releasing system ATP-binding protein LolD has product MTDVSETLIQIAGVNKSFISGPGRVDVLHDINLVIGRGERVAIVGPSGAGKTTLMHILGGLDRPSTGTVHFSGEEIFSFKGQMLDEFRNRTIGFVFQFNQLLPEFTALENVMMPALIARLPKEESLARATTLLNEVGLGHRLRHKPGELSGGEQQRTAIARALIMNPPLLLADEPSGNLDSVTSGEILALLDGLHQARNLTMVIVTHSEALANRLDRIVRVIDGRIASD; this is encoded by the coding sequence ATGACTGATGTTTCAGAAACATTGATTCAGATCGCCGGGGTCAACAAGAGCTTTATTAGTGGTCCGGGCCGGGTCGATGTCCTCCATGACATCAACCTCGTCATCGGGCGCGGCGAGAGGGTGGCGATCGTCGGTCCCTCCGGTGCAGGCAAGACAACGTTGATGCATATACTCGGTGGCCTCGATCGTCCAAGCACCGGGACGGTCCATTTCTCCGGGGAGGAGATCTTCTCTTTCAAGGGGCAGATGCTCGACGAATTCCGCAACCGGACCATCGGTTTCGTCTTTCAGTTTAATCAGCTCCTCCCGGAATTTACGGCGCTGGAGAATGTGATGATGCCGGCTTTGATCGCCCGGTTGCCGAAAGAGGAGTCGCTGGCACGGGCCACGACCCTCCTGAATGAGGTCGGACTTGGCCACCGCCTGCGCCACAAACCCGGTGAACTCTCCGGGGGTGAGCAGCAACGGACCGCCATTGCCCGGGCGTTGATCATGAATCCGCCTTTACTCCTGGCGGATGAGCCTTCAGGAAATCTCGACAGTGTCACCTCGGGTGAAATCCTCGCATTGCTTGACGGACTGCATCAGGCGCGGAATCTGACCATGGTGATTGTCACACACAGTGAAGCTCTGGCTAACCGCCTCGATCGCATCGTCCGCGTTATTGATGGCCGGATCGCTTCGGATTAA